A single Thiohalobacter thiocyanaticus DNA region contains:
- a CDS encoding transglutaminase-like cysteine peptidase produces the protein MPRHILPSLLLLLCLPAAASGTGLFGYREVPQADVSQFGQWVSVMERHLLQDRPETEDCGSPAFNACHLHEWREFLASLRDLPRAEQISAVNRYANRKDYVLDIDNYGVEDYWAIAREFLANHGDCEDYALTKLFSLKWLGWPVERMRLVILQDTNLRVPHAVLAVYQDERILILDNQIDQVVDHRSIVHYVPVYSINETGWWLYSPAG, from the coding sequence ATGCCGCGCCATATCCTTCCGAGTCTTCTGCTGCTGTTGTGCCTGCCGGCTGCAGCATCCGGCACGGGGCTGTTCGGCTACCGGGAAGTGCCGCAGGCGGACGTCAGCCAGTTCGGACAGTGGGTCAGTGTGATGGAGCGGCATCTGCTGCAGGACCGGCCCGAGACGGAGGATTGCGGCAGTCCCGCGTTCAACGCCTGTCACCTGCATGAATGGCGGGAATTCCTGGCATCGCTGCGCGACCTGCCGCGCGCCGAACAGATCAGCGCCGTCAACCGCTATGCCAACCGCAAGGACTATGTACTCGACATCGACAACTACGGGGTGGAGGACTACTGGGCGATCGCGCGCGAGTTTCTGGCCAATCACGGCGACTGCGAGGACTACGCCCTGACCAAACTGTTCTCGCTCAAATGGCTGGGCTGGCCGGTGGAACGGATGCGCCTGGTGATCCTGCAGGACACCAATCTGCGTGTCCCCCATGCCGTACTGGCGGTGTATCAGGACGAGCGCATTCTCATTCTCGACAATCAGATCGACCAGGTGGTGGACCATCGCAGCATCGTGCACTACGTGCCGGTCTACTCCATCAACGAAACCGGCTGGTGGCTGTACTCGCCCGCCGGCTGA
- a CDS encoding HD domain-containing phosphohydrolase: protein MFKALKHPLWLGLGVLTLIIAIGLVLIFQYLALEQQRDLRQWQLRLGVVAETRAETVDGWLGERFADLEELAGNASLQMYLTQVGTAEGETEARQATLGYLRNLILAAAQRSGFQGKSPGGNIPANLPRSGHAGLALYDRSGQTLVSTPHMPAADDRTREQIEAVLASGERRLQDIFLGADRHALVGFAVPVFAVQGMEAARQPHPVGVLYGVRDAEAELFPLLASREPQAQGETLLVAEQDGLAVYLSPLRDDTPPTQRRLTLQIQQLAATEALHAPGEFRRVPDYRGEEVLMTSRALEHAPWVMLHKVDADTALSESREHRRFLLSVFLLTLFLVSAALVAAWRHGTSLRAQRMAAELAARRRELEEQGRLLHAVTDNVTDFLFLLDPELKFLFANRPLANTMAIPVEDIPGKSLASVLGTDMAGALSGFLQSRTDNPASRLLDLQIAGHQRRFECRVLELPERAGLERTTLVVLHDVTALHRAQQQRAQTLQQTIQALMRAVDTHDPHSADHSARTAAVTAAVARAMQLPEEERRALDMAANLANVGKIFLPREILTKTGPLSEAEQAQLRQHVQYSLDILSNLEFDGPVLEIIAQKQEHLDGSGYPNGLQGEQIRLSARILAVANAFVALVSPRAWRERLTPEAALDQLLKGAGSSYDRQVIAALFHVVENDEALEAAPGE, encoded by the coding sequence TTGTTCAAGGCATTGAAACACCCGCTCTGGCTGGGGCTGGGCGTCCTGACCCTGATCATAGCCATCGGTCTGGTGCTGATCTTCCAGTATCTCGCGCTCGAGCAGCAGCGGGATCTGCGCCAGTGGCAGCTGCGCCTGGGCGTGGTGGCCGAAACCCGCGCCGAGACCGTCGACGGCTGGCTGGGTGAGCGTTTCGCCGATCTGGAGGAACTGGCCGGCAACGCCTCGCTGCAGATGTATCTGACCCAGGTCGGCACGGCCGAGGGCGAGACCGAGGCACGGCAGGCCACGCTGGGTTATCTGCGCAATCTGATCCTGGCCGCGGCCCAGCGCAGCGGCTTCCAGGGCAAATCCCCGGGGGGCAACATCCCCGCCAACCTGCCGCGCAGCGGGCACGCCGGCCTGGCGCTGTACGATCGCAGCGGACAGACACTGGTGAGCACCCCGCACATGCCCGCCGCCGATGACCGGACCCGGGAACAGATCGAGGCGGTGCTTGCCAGCGGTGAACGCCGGCTGCAGGACATCTTCCTGGGGGCGGACCGGCATGCCCTGGTCGGCTTCGCCGTGCCGGTGTTCGCCGTCCAGGGCATGGAAGCGGCCCGCCAGCCACACCCGGTCGGCGTGCTATATGGCGTGCGCGACGCCGAAGCCGAACTCTTCCCCCTGCTGGCGTCACGGGAACCGCAGGCGCAGGGCGAGACCCTGCTGGTCGCCGAGCAGGACGGCCTGGCCGTCTATCTCTCGCCCCTGCGTGACGACACCCCGCCCACCCAGCGCCGCCTGACCCTGCAGATCCAGCAGCTCGCCGCGACCGAGGCGCTGCACGCGCCCGGCGAATTCCGCCGGGTGCCGGACTATCGCGGCGAGGAGGTACTCATGACCAGCCGCGCCCTGGAGCACGCGCCCTGGGTCATGCTGCACAAGGTCGACGCCGACACCGCCCTGAGCGAGTCACGCGAACATCGCCGCTTCCTGCTGAGCGTATTTCTGCTGACCCTGTTCCTGGTCAGCGCCGCCCTGGTGGCGGCCTGGCGGCACGGCACCAGCCTGCGCGCCCAGCGCATGGCCGCCGAGCTGGCCGCACGGCGGCGGGAGCTGGAGGAACAGGGCCGGCTGCTGCATGCGGTGACCGACAATGTCACCGATTTCCTGTTCCTGCTCGATCCGGAACTGAAATTCCTGTTCGCCAACCGGCCGCTGGCCAATACCATGGCGATCCCGGTCGAGGACATCCCGGGCAAAAGCCTGGCCAGCGTGCTGGGTACCGACATGGCCGGGGCCCTGAGTGGATTTCTGCAGTCACGCACCGACAACCCGGCCAGCCGCCTGCTGGACCTGCAGATCGCCGGGCACCAGCGCCGATTCGAATGCCGGGTGCTGGAGTTGCCGGAGCGGGCCGGACTGGAACGCACCACGCTGGTGGTCCTGCATGACGTCACTGCCCTGCACCGGGCCCAGCAACAGCGGGCACAGACCCTGCAGCAGACCATCCAGGCGTTGATGCGCGCGGTGGATACCCACGATCCCCACTCCGCCGATCACTCCGCCCGCACCGCGGCGGTGACAGCTGCCGTCGCCCGGGCGATGCAACTGCCCGAGGAGGAGCGGCGGGCCCTGGACATGGCAGCGAATCTCGCCAACGTGGGCAAGATCTTCCTGCCCAGGGAAATCCTGACCAAGACCGGCCCCCTGAGCGAGGCGGAACAGGCACAGCTCAGGCAGCACGTGCAGTATTCACTGGATATCCTGTCGAACCTGGAATTCGACGGCCCGGTGCTGGAGATCATCGCCCAGAAACAGGAGCACCTGGACGGCTCAGGCTATCCCAACGGGTTGCAGGGGGAGCAGATCCGCCTCAGCGCCCGCATCCTGGCCGTGGCCAACGCCTTTGTCGCCCTGGTCAGTCCCCGCGCCTGGCGCGAACGGCTGACACCGGAAGCCGCGCTGGACCAGTTATTGAAAGGCGCCGGCAGCAGCTACGACCGCCAGGTGATCGCGGCCCTGTTTCACGTGGTGGAAAACGACGAGGCCCTGGAGGCAGCGCCAGGGGAGTGA
- the pssA gene encoding CDP-diacylglycerol--serine O-phosphatidyltransferase: MMNDQHSHSTPSNRRPRGIYLLPNLFTTAALFAGFYAIVSATTDRFEAAAIAIFVAMLMDGVDGRVARLTNTQSDFGVQYDSLSDMVSFGLAPALVMYEWSLHGMLEHGWVWAKLGWLGAFIYTAAAALRLARFNSQVEVADKRYFQGLPSPSAAALVAGMVWLGADAGIEGADIWPLALLITAAAGLLMVSNLRYYSFKEVDFKNRVPFVVLLIVVLLFVFVSIDPPTFLFTGFMLYVLSGPVITIWRLRQRRRTRKGTS; this comes from the coding sequence ATGATGAACGATCAGCACTCGCATTCGACTCCATCCAACCGCCGCCCGCGGGGTATCTACCTGCTGCCCAACCTGTTTACCACGGCGGCCTTGTTCGCCGGCTTCTATGCGATCGTCTCCGCCACCACGGACCGCTTCGAGGCCGCTGCCATCGCCATCTTCGTGGCCATGCTGATGGACGGCGTCGACGGCCGGGTGGCGCGTCTGACCAACACCCAGAGTGACTTCGGCGTCCAGTACGACAGCCTCTCGGACATGGTCAGCTTCGGCTTGGCGCCGGCGCTGGTGATGTACGAGTGGTCGCTGCACGGCATGCTGGAACATGGCTGGGTCTGGGCCAAACTCGGCTGGCTGGGGGCCTTCATCTACACCGCCGCGGCCGCACTGCGGCTGGCGCGTTTCAACTCCCAGGTGGAAGTGGCGGACAAGCGCTATTTCCAGGGCCTGCCCAGCCCCTCGGCGGCCGCCCTGGTGGCCGGCATGGTCTGGCTGGGAGCGGATGCCGGCATCGAGGGCGCCGACATCTGGCCCCTGGCCCTGCTGATCACCGCCGCAGCCGGGCTGCTCATGGTCAGCAATCTGCGTTATTACAGCTTCAAGGAAGTCGACTTCAAGAACCGGGTTCCGTTCGTGGTGCTGCTGATCGTGGTACTGCTGTTCGTGTTCGTCTCCATCGATCCGCCCACCTTCCTGTTTACGGGCTTCATGCTCTATGTGCTGTCCGGGCCGGTGATTACCATCTGGCGACTGCGCCAGCGCCGGCGGACCCGCAAGGGGACCTCCTGA
- a CDS encoding phosphatidylserine decarboxylase: MARSRYPLVARQAWLPIAVTLVVAGLIWYFLALLWALPLLVLATLIAWLFRDPYRQIPSTPLGVVSPADGLVESVDTVHDPFLQRDAVRIVLAMRGGDVYTTRSPVEGKVMDMLQAAGEGEDESAAHGVWIKTDEGDDIVIVMGRGRLGNPPRCFVQCGERVGQGQRCGFINFGSRLEVYLPANSRIEIRPGSHIHAGADLLGVLVHKTDRAIS; the protein is encoded by the coding sequence ATGGCCCGTTCCCGTTATCCCCTTGTTGCCCGCCAGGCCTGGCTGCCCATCGCAGTCACGCTCGTCGTGGCCGGCCTGATCTGGTATTTCCTCGCCCTGCTGTGGGCGCTGCCGCTGCTGGTGCTGGCCACGCTCATCGCCTGGCTGTTCCGCGACCCCTACCGCCAGATCCCGTCCACCCCGCTGGGCGTGGTCAGTCCCGCCGATGGGCTTGTGGAGAGTGTCGATACCGTTCATGATCCCTTTCTACAGCGCGATGCCGTTCGGATCGTGCTGGCCATGCGCGGCGGTGACGTCTACACCACCCGCAGCCCGGTCGAGGGCAAGGTCATGGACATGCTGCAGGCCGCGGGCGAGGGTGAGGACGAGTCTGCCGCGCACGGTGTCTGGATCAAGACCGACGAGGGCGACGATATCGTTATCGTGATGGGGCGCGGCCGGCTGGGTAATCCGCCACGCTGCTTCGTGCAATGCGGCGAGCGGGTCGGCCAGGGCCAGCGCTGCGGCTTCATCAATTTCGGCTCGCGGCTGGAGGTCTACCTGCCGGCCAACAGTCGCATCGAGATCAGGCCGGGCAGCCATATCCATGCCGGCGCCGACCTGCTGGGGGTGCTGGTGCACAAGACCGACCGGGCGATCTCCTGA
- the ilvC gene encoding ketol-acid reductoisomerase, translating to MNIYYDKDCDLSLIKASKVTIIGYGSQGHAHALNLKDSGVDVTVGLRPGSASAAKAENEGLTVKPIEEAVKGADVVMVLAPDEYQARLYSDQIEPNIKQDATLAFAHGFAIHYNQIVPRADLDVIMIAPKAPGHTVRSEFVRGGGVPDLVAIHQDASGKARDLALSYASAVGGGRTGIIETSFKDETETDLFGEQAVLCGGAVELVKAGFETLVEAGYAPEMAYFECLHELKLIVDLMFEGGIANMNYSISNNAEYGEYVTGPKVINEESRKAMREALHNIQNGEYAKRFILEGMSNYPQMTAMRRLNAAHEIEQVGGRLRGMMPWIAANKLVDKAKN from the coding sequence TTGAACATCTATTACGACAAGGACTGCGACCTGTCCCTGATCAAGGCGAGCAAGGTGACCATCATCGGCTACGGTTCGCAGGGCCACGCCCACGCGCTGAACCTCAAGGACTCCGGCGTCGATGTGACCGTCGGCCTGCGTCCGGGGTCGGCTTCGGCGGCCAAGGCCGAGAACGAGGGCCTGACCGTCAAGCCAATCGAGGAGGCGGTCAAGGGGGCCGACGTGGTGATGGTGCTCGCTCCCGACGAGTACCAGGCGCGCCTGTACAGCGACCAGATCGAGCCCAACATCAAGCAGGACGCCACCCTGGCCTTCGCCCACGGCTTTGCCATCCACTACAACCAGATCGTGCCGCGGGCGGACCTGGACGTGATCATGATCGCGCCCAAGGCCCCGGGGCATACCGTGCGCAGCGAGTTCGTGCGCGGCGGCGGCGTGCCGGACCTGGTGGCCATTCACCAGGACGCCTCCGGCAAGGCCCGGGACCTGGCGCTGTCCTATGCCTCCGCTGTCGGCGGCGGGCGTACCGGCATCATCGAAACCAGCTTCAAGGACGAGACCGAGACCGATCTGTTCGGCGAACAGGCGGTGCTGTGCGGCGGTGCGGTGGAACTGGTCAAGGCCGGCTTCGAAACCCTGGTCGAGGCGGGTTACGCCCCCGAGATGGCCTACTTCGAGTGTCTGCACGAACTCAAGCTGATCGTGGACCTGATGTTCGAAGGCGGCATCGCCAACATGAATTACTCGATCTCCAACAACGCCGAGTACGGTGAGTACGTCACCGGACCGAAGGTGATCAACGAGGAAAGCCGCAAGGCCATGCGCGAGGCGCTGCACAACATCCAGAACGGCGAGTACGCCAAGCGTTTCATCCTGGAGGGCATGAGCAACTATCCGCAGATGACCGCCATGCGCCGGCTGAACGCGGCTCATGAAATCGAGCAGGTCGGCGGGCGGCTGCGCGGCATGATGCCCTGGATCGCCGCCAACAAGCTGGTCGACAAGGCCAAGAACTGA
- the ilvN gene encoding acetolactate synthase small subunit, protein MRHIISILMENEAGALSRVAGLFSARAYNIESLTVAPTEDPSLSRMTIVTTGTEEIIEQITKQLNKLVDVVRLMDMTDGPHIEREMMMAKVRAEAGQREEFKRLADIFRGRIIDVTESTYVIELTGDSAKLDAFLQAVDTGKIIEVVRSGVSGIARGEKALTI, encoded by the coding sequence ATGCGACATATCATATCGATTCTGATGGAGAACGAGGCCGGTGCCCTGTCACGGGTGGCGGGGCTGTTCTCCGCGCGTGCCTACAACATCGAATCGCTGACCGTGGCGCCGACCGAGGATCCCTCGCTGTCGCGCATGACCATCGTGACCACGGGCACCGAGGAGATCATCGAACAGATCACCAAGCAGCTGAACAAGCTGGTCGATGTGGTGCGGCTGATGGACATGACCGACGGTCCGCACATCGAGCGCGAGATGATGATGGCCAAGGTGCGGGCCGAGGCCGGACAGCGTGAGGAGTTCAAGCGCCTGGCCGACATCTTCCGCGGCCGCATCATCGACGTGACCGAGTCCACCTATGTCATCGAACTGACCGGGGATTCGGCCAAGCTCGACGCCTTCCTGCAGGCGGTGGATACCGGCAAGATCATCGAGGTGGTGCGCTCGGGCGTGTCCGGCATCGCCCGCGGCGAGAAGGCGCTGACTATTTAA
- a CDS encoding acetolactate synthase 3 catalytic subunit encodes MELTGAEIFVRCLQDEGVELLFGYPGGAVLHIYDALYQQDKVQHILVRHEQAATHAADGYARATGKPGCVLVTSGPGATNAVTGIATAYMDSIPLVVFTGQVPTSLIGNDAFQEVDNIGITRPCVKHNFLVKDVRDLAVTIKKAFYVATTGRPGPVVVDIPKDVSAARCEYSYPRKVRMRSYNPTVKGHAGQIKRAVDLLLQARRPMLYTGGGVILDNASEQLIELTRMLGFPITNTLMGLGAYPATDRQFVGMLGMHGTYEANMAMHNCDVLVAVGARFDDRVTGNIEKFCPSAKIIHIDVDPASISKNVKVDVPIVGSVGNVLEQLIKLIKAGKERPDPEALAAWWEQIEEWRGLDCLKYDRDSELVKPQYVLETLYKVTNGDAFVTSDVGQHQMWAAQFYKFDQPRRWINSGGLGTMGFGFPAAMGVQLAYPDETVCCITGEGSIQMCIQELSTCLQYGLPVKIINLNNRYLGMVRQWQEFFYQKRYAMSYMESLPDFVKLAESYGHVGMQIDKPQDVEGALKEAMQLKDRLVFLDFITDQNENVYPMIPAGAGQNEMILI; translated from the coding sequence GTGGAACTGACCGGCGCCGAGATCTTCGTTCGCTGCCTGCAGGATGAGGGTGTGGAGCTTCTGTTCGGGTATCCGGGCGGTGCCGTGCTGCACATCTATGACGCCCTGTACCAGCAGGACAAGGTCCAGCACATCCTGGTGCGGCACGAGCAGGCGGCCACCCATGCCGCCGACGGCTATGCCCGGGCCACCGGCAAGCCGGGGTGCGTGCTGGTCACCTCCGGTCCCGGCGCGACCAATGCCGTTACCGGCATCGCCACCGCCTACATGGATTCCATCCCCCTGGTGGTGTTCACCGGTCAGGTGCCGACCAGTCTGATCGGCAACGACGCCTTCCAGGAGGTCGACAACATCGGTATCACCCGGCCCTGCGTGAAGCACAATTTCCTGGTCAAGGACGTGCGCGATCTGGCCGTGACCATCAAGAAGGCCTTCTATGTCGCCACCACCGGCCGGCCCGGCCCGGTGGTGGTGGACATTCCCAAGGACGTGAGTGCGGCGCGCTGCGAATACAGCTACCCCAGGAAGGTCCGGATGCGCTCCTACAATCCGACCGTCAAGGGCCATGCCGGTCAGATCAAGCGGGCCGTGGACCTGTTGCTGCAGGCCCGCCGGCCCATGCTCTATACCGGCGGCGGCGTGATCCTGGACAATGCCTCCGAGCAGCTTATCGAGCTGACCCGGATGCTCGGGTTCCCCATCACCAACACCCTGATGGGCCTGGGCGCCTATCCGGCCACCGACCGCCAGTTCGTGGGCATGCTCGGCATGCACGGCACCTACGAGGCCAATATGGCCATGCACAACTGCGACGTGCTCGTTGCCGTGGGTGCGCGCTTTGACGACCGGGTGACGGGCAACATCGAGAAATTCTGCCCCTCGGCGAAGATCATTCACATCGATGTCGATCCGGCCAGCATTTCCAAGAACGTCAAGGTCGACGTGCCCATCGTCGGCTCGGTGGGCAACGTGCTGGAACAGTTGATCAAGCTGATCAAGGCCGGCAAGGAACGCCCCGACCCCGAGGCGCTGGCCGCGTGGTGGGAACAGATCGAGGAATGGCGCGGCCTGGACTGTCTGAAGTACGACCGCGACAGTGAACTGGTCAAGCCGCAGTACGTACTGGAGACGCTGTACAAGGTCACCAATGGCGATGCCTTCGTCACCTCCGACGTGGGCCAGCACCAGATGTGGGCCGCTCAGTTCTACAAGTTCGACCAGCCGCGGCGCTGGATCAACTCCGGCGGGCTCGGCACCATGGGCTTCGGTTTCCCGGCCGCCATGGGCGTGCAGCTGGCCTACCCGGACGAGACCGTGTGCTGCATCACCGGCGAGGGCAGCATCCAGATGTGCATTCAGGAACTGTCCACCTGTCTGCAGTACGGGCTGCCGGTCAAGATCATCAATCTGAACAACCGCTATCTGGGCATGGTGCGCCAGTGGCAGGAGTTCTTCTATCAGAAGCGCTACGCCATGTCCTACATGGAATCCCTGCCGGATTTCGTAAAGCTGGCCGAGAGCTATGGCCATGTCGGTATGCAGATCGACAAGCCGCAGGACGTGGAGGGCGCTCTGAAGGAGGCGATGCAGCTCAAGGACCGGCTGGTGTTCCTGGACTTCATCACCGACCAGAACGAGAACGTCTACCCGATGATCCCGGCCGGGGCGGGCCAGAACGAGATGATTTTGATTTAG
- a CDS encoding DUF4124 domain-containing protein, which produces MKSLLRALLPLTLLFSTGLPAAMYKWVDENGQTHYSQYPPPDREYEALTPPPPPASDAGQAQQELEQLLQRQDEQRQAREQAEQEAAAAEQQAEQRQKACAAARHNLRILTTTGRARITGPDGVARYLPEEERQAKIAEAQQQIEEYCD; this is translated from the coding sequence ATGAAATCGCTTCTGCGTGCCCTGCTCCCGCTGACCCTGCTGTTCAGCACCGGCCTGCCTGCGGCCATGTACAAGTGGGTGGACGAAAACGGCCAGACCCATTATTCCCAGTACCCGCCGCCGGACCGCGAATACGAGGCGCTGACCCCGCCCCCGCCGCCCGCCAGTGATGCCGGCCAGGCCCAGCAGGAACTCGAACAGTTGCTCCAGCGTCAGGACGAGCAGCGCCAGGCCCGGGAGCAGGCCGAGCAGGAAGCCGCCGCCGCCGAACAACAGGCCGAGCAGCGCCAGAAGGCCTGCGCGGCCGCCCGCCACAACCTGCGGATCCTGACCACCACTGGCCGCGCACGCATCACCGGCCCCGACGGCGTGGCCCGTTACCTGCCCGAGGAGGAACGCCAGGCGAAGATCGCCGAGGCGCAGCAGCAGATCGAGGAATACTGTGACTGA
- a CDS encoding proline--tRNA ligase yields MRTSRFPLSTLKEVPADAEIVSHQLMLRAGMIRKLAAGVYNWLPLGLRVLRKAEGVVREEMDRAGALELLMPAVQPAELWQESGRWDQYGPELLRLHDRHQREFCFGPTHEEVITDIARRELRSYKQLPVNFYQIQTKFRDEIRPRFGVMRAREFLMKDAYSFHLDAASLAETYQVMFETYSRIFQRLGLDFRPVQADTGSIGGAVSHEFHVLAESGEDAIAFSDTSDYAANVELAEALPPAGGRPAPTQAMQTVDTPGQHTIEDVSRFLGVEPARTVKTLLVQGEADEVIALVLRGDHELNTIKAEKLPGIAAPLTFASDEAIRAATGAGAGSIGPVGLTIRTLVDHAAAQLADFVCGANADDQHLTGVNWGRDLPEPETADLRNVVAGDPSPDGKGTLAIVRGIEVGHIFQLGTKYSQALNATVLDEAGKETVMLMGCYGIGVSRVVAAAIEQNHDEAGILWPEPIAPFRVALCPMNMKKSEAVREAAEKLYLDMCNAGIDVLFDDRDIRAGVMFADMELIGIPHRIIVGDRNLENGMVEYKAGRSRDAELIPVDEVVERFA; encoded by the coding sequence ATGCGCACCTCCCGCTTTCCGCTTTCCACCCTGAAGGAAGTCCCCGCCGATGCCGAGATCGTCAGCCATCAGCTGATGCTGCGCGCCGGCATGATCCGCAAGCTCGCCGCCGGGGTCTACAACTGGCTGCCGCTGGGGTTGCGGGTGCTGCGCAAGGCGGAAGGCGTCGTGCGCGAGGAGATGGATCGCGCGGGCGCGCTGGAACTGCTGATGCCGGCGGTGCAGCCGGCCGAGTTGTGGCAGGAGTCCGGGCGCTGGGACCAGTACGGCCCGGAACTGCTGCGCCTGCATGACCGCCATCAGCGCGAGTTCTGCTTCGGTCCCACCCATGAGGAGGTCATCACCGACATCGCCCGGCGCGAACTGCGCAGCTACAAGCAGCTGCCGGTGAACTTCTACCAGATCCAGACCAAGTTCCGCGACGAGATCCGCCCGCGCTTCGGCGTGATGCGGGCACGCGAGTTCCTGATGAAGGACGCCTATTCCTTTCACCTGGACGCGGCCTCGCTCGCCGAGACCTACCAGGTCATGTTCGAGACCTACTCACGCATCTTCCAGCGCCTGGGCCTGGACTTCCGCCCGGTGCAGGCCGATACCGGCTCGATCGGCGGCGCGGTATCGCATGAGTTCCACGTCCTGGCCGAATCAGGCGAGGATGCCATTGCCTTCTCCGACACCAGCGACTACGCCGCCAACGTGGAACTGGCCGAAGCGCTGCCGCCGGCCGGCGGCCGCCCGGCGCCGACGCAGGCGATGCAGACGGTCGACACGCCGGGCCAGCACACCATCGAGGACGTCAGCCGGTTCCTGGGGGTGGAGCCGGCCCGGACGGTCAAGACGCTGCTGGTCCAGGGCGAGGCGGACGAGGTCATCGCCCTGGTCCTGCGCGGCGACCACGAACTCAACACCATCAAGGCGGAGAAGCTGCCCGGCATCGCCGCGCCCCTGACCTTCGCCTCCGATGAGGCGATCCGGGCCGCCACCGGCGCCGGTGCCGGCTCCATCGGCCCGGTCGGCCTGACAATCAGGACCCTCGTCGATCATGCCGCCGCGCAGCTGGCCGACTTCGTCTGCGGCGCCAATGCGGACGACCAGCACCTCACCGGGGTGAACTGGGGCCGCGACCTGCCGGAACCCGAGACCGCCGACCTGCGCAACGTGGTCGCCGGCGATCCCAGCCCGGACGGCAAGGGCACGCTTGCCATCGTCCGCGGCATCGAGGTCGGCCACATCTTCCAGCTCGGCACCAAGTACAGCCAGGCGCTGAACGCCACCGTGCTGGACGAGGCCGGCAAGGAAACCGTCATGCTGATGGGCTGCTACGGCATCGGCGTCTCGCGCGTGGTCGCCGCCGCCATCGAGCAGAACCACGACGAGGCCGGCATCCTCTGGCCCGAACCCATCGCCCCCTTCCGGGTGGCCCTGTGCCCGATGAACATGAAGAAGTCGGAGGCGGTGCGCGAAGCCGCCGAGAAGCTGTATCTGGACATGTGCAACGCCGGCATCGACGTACTGTTCGACGACCGCGACATCCGCGCCGGGGTGATGTTCGCCGACATGGAACTGATCGGCATCCCGCACCGCATCATCGTCGGCGACCGCAACCTGGAGAACGGGATGGTCGAGTACAAGGCGGGACGAAGCAGGGACGCGGAACTGATCCCGGTGGACGAGGTGGTGGAGCGGTTTGCCTGA